A stretch of the Vigna radiata var. radiata cultivar VC1973A chromosome 7, Vradiata_ver6, whole genome shotgun sequence genome encodes the following:
- the LOC106765753 gene encoding uncharacterized protein LOC106765753 isoform X2, with protein MAKRSSHALVMAVIALFWARACTGKESVYDVLPKFGLPSGLLPNTVTDYTLDEDGQFVVVLAKPCYIQFEYLVYYDKKITGKLSYGSITNLKGIEVQRLLLWFNVDEIRVDLPPSNSIYFQVGIINKKLNVDQFKTVHSCRNSLSSSSPCAQGRIKLPAPVDEIPMLLTE; from the coding sequence ATGGCAAAACGGTCATCCCACGCGCTCGTCATGGCTGTCATCGCTCTGTTCTGGGCGCGTGCATGCACGGGGAAGGAGAGCGTGTACGACGTGCTCCCCAAGTTCGGGCTCCCCAGTGGTCTGTTACCGAACACCGTTACCGACTACACGCTCGACGAGGACGGTCAATTCGTCGTCGTTTTGGCCAAGCCCTGCTACATACAGTTCGAGTACCTTGTTTACTACGACAAAAAAATCACCGGCAAACTCAGCTACGGCTCCATCACGAATCTGAAGGGCATCGAGGTGCAGCGCCTTCTCCTCTGGTTCAACGTCGACGAGATCAGGGTCGATTTGCCCCCTTCCAACAGCATCTACTTCCAGGTCGGCATCATCAACAAGAAACTCAACGTTGACCAGTTCAAGACCGTTCATTCCTGCCGCAATTCACTCTCCTCCTCTTCCCCTTGCGCTCAGGGCCGAATTAAg
- the LOC106765753 gene encoding uncharacterized protein LOC106765753 isoform X1, with protein MAKRSSHALVMAVIALFWARACTGKESVYDVLPKFGLPSGLLPNTVTDYTLDEDGQFVVVLAKPCYIQFEYLVYYDKKITGKLSYGSITNLKGIEVQRLLLWFNVDEIRVDLPPSNSIYFQVGIINKKLNVDQFKTVHSCRNSLSSSSPCAQGRIKETTLVTSRPLKAKVNP; from the coding sequence ATGGCAAAACGGTCATCCCACGCGCTCGTCATGGCTGTCATCGCTCTGTTCTGGGCGCGTGCATGCACGGGGAAGGAGAGCGTGTACGACGTGCTCCCCAAGTTCGGGCTCCCCAGTGGTCTGTTACCGAACACCGTTACCGACTACACGCTCGACGAGGACGGTCAATTCGTCGTCGTTTTGGCCAAGCCCTGCTACATACAGTTCGAGTACCTTGTTTACTACGACAAAAAAATCACCGGCAAACTCAGCTACGGCTCCATCACGAATCTGAAGGGCATCGAGGTGCAGCGCCTTCTCCTCTGGTTCAACGTCGACGAGATCAGGGTCGATTTGCCCCCTTCCAACAGCATCTACTTCCAGGTCGGCATCATCAACAAGAAACTCAACGTTGACCAGTTCAAGACCGTTCATTCCTGCCGCAATTCACTCTCCTCCTCTTCCCCTTGCGCTCAGGGCCGAATTAAg